In one window of Duganella dendranthematis DNA:
- a CDS encoding discoidin domain-containing protein, producing MPSAFLALMLTAGAALAASPRVLDDFSNIAAWQAQASDGVQSRASAADGGLRLDFDFAGKGGYAFARRSLPLDLPDNYEISFYVRADAPANHFEFKLTDASGDNVWWFQQQNYAFPKQWQLVRVKKRQIAFAWGPTKDRNLSHADKLEFVVSAGSGGGKGSIYLRQLTIRALPPTPAVWPQPTARASSALPRGGAALALDGNPASAWRSAGGEQQLVIDLGAQREFGGLLLHWQGRRYASRYDVALSDDAQQWRTVRRVAEGNGGDDALRLPESEARYIRLALHAGPAANADGYALAEVELKDLAYGATPNQFLSAVAASAARGLYPRGFSGEQPYWTLVGVDGGGDHSALISEDGALEAKQGGFSLEPFVRDGDRLFSWADVEVSQSLEDGYLPVPTVTWRHPSWTLSVTAAAAGTPAVSQLLARYTLTNLDAKVKKLTLVLAARPFQVNAPRQFLNTPGGYSAITDLQWDGKALTINGSGKVYPLTQPAGIALASFDAGLLPAERATAMRNAPSPASGQALHDDVGMASAALSYDVTLPPHGSVVLGAVLPMAGEAASPAPARLAPQRDPAGWLTRQQEQVAAGWRARLNQVKLSLPASGQHMADTLRSSLAHILMTREGDALQPGTRSYRRSWIRDGAMMSEALLRLGQAETAASYLRWYAPYQFDNGKVPCCVDSRGADPVPENDSHGELIFLAAELHRYTQDKAALAAAWPRIEAAANYMEKLRQSERMDANRAAGREALFGLMPASISHEGYSEKPMHSYWDDFWAMRGYKDAADVAAVLGHTAAAQRLAAQRDEFRHDLYASLEASTRAHGIDYLPGAAELGDFDPTSSTIALTPGGEQQQLPAAMLKATYEKYWDFFRARRDGSKAWEDYTPYELRNVSAFIRLGWRERATELLDYFYADQRPRAWNQWAEVVGRDARAPRFLGDMPHGWISSDYIRAALDSFAYEREADHALLLAEGVPTAWLAGDGVGLQGLRTPYGPLSYTLARQGGQLTLRIAAMAKMPPGGLIYTWPWPAAPAASSLNGQPVTWQGRQIAITSLPAVLHIDGAPF from the coding sequence ATGCCGAGCGCATTCCTGGCCCTGATGCTGACTGCGGGCGCCGCGCTGGCCGCGTCGCCACGCGTGCTGGACGATTTTTCCAACATCGCAGCATGGCAGGCGCAGGCCTCCGACGGCGTGCAATCCCGCGCCAGTGCCGCGGACGGCGGCCTGCGGCTTGATTTCGACTTCGCCGGCAAGGGAGGATACGCCTTCGCGCGCCGCAGCCTGCCGCTCGATTTGCCGGACAATTACGAAATTTCTTTCTATGTGCGGGCCGACGCGCCGGCCAACCATTTCGAGTTCAAGCTGACCGATGCCAGCGGCGACAACGTCTGGTGGTTCCAGCAGCAAAACTATGCCTTCCCCAAACAATGGCAACTGGTGCGAGTCAAGAAACGCCAGATCGCATTCGCCTGGGGACCGACCAAAGATCGCAACCTGAGCCACGCCGACAAGCTGGAATTCGTCGTCAGCGCCGGCAGTGGCGGCGGCAAAGGTTCGATCTACTTGCGGCAGCTGACGATTCGCGCTTTGCCGCCAACGCCGGCTGTGTGGCCGCAGCCGACGGCGCGCGCATCATCGGCATTGCCGCGCGGTGGTGCGGCGCTGGCCCTGGACGGCAACCCAGCCAGCGCCTGGCGCAGTGCCGGCGGCGAGCAGCAGCTGGTCATCGACCTCGGCGCGCAGCGCGAATTCGGCGGCCTGCTGCTGCACTGGCAAGGCCGCCGTTATGCCAGTCGCTATGATGTAGCCCTTTCCGACGACGCCCAACAGTGGCGCACGGTACGTCGCGTCGCAGAAGGTAACGGCGGCGACGATGCCTTGCGCTTGCCGGAGTCGGAGGCGCGCTACATCCGCCTGGCGCTGCACGCCGGCCCCGCCGCAAATGCCGATGGCTACGCGCTGGCGGAAGTGGAACTGAAAGACCTGGCTTACGGCGCCACGCCGAACCAGTTCCTGTCGGCGGTGGCCGCCAGCGCGGCACGCGGCCTGTATCCGCGCGGCTTCAGCGGCGAGCAGCCTTACTGGACGCTGGTTGGCGTCGACGGCGGCGGCGACCACAGTGCGCTGATTTCCGAAGACGGCGCGCTGGAGGCGAAACAGGGCGGCTTTTCGCTTGAGCCGTTTGTGCGCGATGGTGACCGACTATTTAGCTGGGCCGACGTGGAAGTCAGCCAAAGCCTGGAGGACGGTTACCTGCCAGTGCCGACGGTGACGTGGCGCCATCCGTCATGGACGCTGAGCGTGACCGCTGCTGCCGCCGGCACCCCAGCAGTGTCGCAACTGCTGGCGCGTTACACGCTGACCAATCTGGACGCGAAGGTGAAGAAACTGACGCTGGTGCTAGCTGCGCGTCCGTTCCAGGTCAACGCGCCGCGCCAGTTTCTCAACACGCCTGGGGGCTATAGCGCGATCACCGATCTGCAATGGGACGGCAAGGCGCTTACCATCAACGGCAGCGGCAAGGTCTATCCGCTTACACAGCCTGCCGGCATCGCGCTGGCTTCGTTCGATGCGGGCTTGCTGCCAGCCGAGCGCGCGACTGCAATGCGCAATGCCCCGTCGCCGGCAAGCGGACAGGCGTTGCACGATGACGTTGGCATGGCTTCCGCTGCGCTCAGCTATGACGTCACGCTGCCACCGCACGGAAGCGTGGTGCTGGGCGCCGTGTTACCGATGGCGGGCGAAGCGGCCAGCCCGGCTCCCGCCAGGCTGGCGCCGCAGCGCGATCCAGCCGGTTGGCTCACCAGACAGCAGGAGCAGGTCGCCGCCGGCTGGCGCGCCAGACTCAATCAGGTCAAGCTCTCGCTGCCGGCCTCCGGCCAGCACATGGCCGATACGCTGCGCTCCTCGCTGGCCCACATCCTGATGACGCGTGAAGGCGACGCGCTGCAGCCAGGAACCCGGTCCTACCGCCGCTCCTGGATACGCGATGGCGCCATGATGTCCGAGGCGTTGCTGCGTCTCGGTCAGGCGGAAACCGCCGCCAGCTATCTGCGCTGGTACGCGCCATACCAGTTCGATAACGGTAAGGTGCCGTGCTGCGTGGACTCGCGCGGCGCCGATCCGGTGCCGGAAAACGACAGCCATGGTGAACTGATATTCCTGGCCGCTGAACTGCATCGCTACACGCAGGACAAAGCCGCATTGGCCGCCGCCTGGCCGCGCATCGAGGCTGCCGCAAACTACATGGAAAAGCTGCGCCAGTCCGAGCGCATGGACGCCAATCGTGCCGCCGGCCGGGAAGCGCTATTTGGCCTGATGCCCGCCTCGATCAGTCACGAAGGCTACTCGGAAAAGCCGATGCACTCCTACTGGGACGATTTCTGGGCCATGCGTGGCTACAAGGACGCCGCCGACGTCGCCGCAGTCCTCGGTCATACCGCCGCCGCACAACGTCTGGCAGCACAGCGCGACGAATTCCGTCACGACCTTTACGCGTCGCTGGAGGCCAGCACCCGCGCGCACGGCATCGACTACCTGCCCGGAGCGGCGGAGCTGGGCGACTTCGACCCGACATCCTCCACCATCGCACTGACGCCCGGCGGCGAGCAGCAGCAACTGCCGGCTGCGATGCTCAAGGCAACCTACGAAAAATACTGGGACTTCTTCCGCGCGCGCCGCGACGGCAGCAAAGCCTGGGAAGACTATACGCCCTATGAACTGCGTAACGTTAGCGCCTTCATTCGTCTTGGCTGGCGCGAGCGCGCGACGGAACTGCTGGACTACTTCTACGCCGACCAGCGCCCCCGCGCCTGGAACCAGTGGGCCGAAGTGGTAGGCCGCGATGCGCGCGCGCCGCGCTTCCTCGGCGACATGCCGCATGGCTGGATCTCGTCGGACTACATTCGCGCCGCGCTCGATTCCTTCGCCTACGAACGTGAAGCCGATCACGCGCTGCTGCTGGCGGAGGGCGTACCGACTGCATGGCTGGCCGGCGACGGCGTCGGCCTCCAAGGCCTGCGCACGCCGTATGGGCCGCTCAGCTACACGCTGGCGCGGCAAGGGGGGCAGCTCACGTTGCGCATTGCGGCGATGGCAAAGATGCCGCCCGGCGGCTTGATCTACACCTGGCCGTGGCCTGCCGCTCCTGCTGCGTCTAGCCTCAACGGCCAGCCGGTGACATGGCAAGGCCGCCAGATCGCCATTACCAGTCTGCCAGCGGTCCTGCATATCGATGGCGCGCCGTTTTAA
- a CDS encoding carbohydrate ABC transporter permease, translating to MKPRALLLNGLMLVAGLLTLFPLLWMLSSSLMTPGESSAFPLQVLPKSPTLFNYRELFSHAGIGQYLLNSVLLSCAATVLSLLFNVSAGYAFAKLRFQGRERIFKVMLGALVIPSQVAMLPLFLLLKYMGLVNTYGAVLVPAMAGIFGIFLVRQYALTIPDALLEAARMDGASEFQIFRIIVLPLLTPILVTLGIFTFLGTWNDFMWPLIVLTDKELYTLPVALASLSREHVQDNELMMAGSVLTVLPVLLLFLGLQRYYIQGLLVGSVKG from the coding sequence ATGAAACCGCGTGCCTTGCTGCTCAATGGCCTGATGCTGGTCGCGGGCTTGCTGACGCTGTTCCCGCTGCTGTGGATGTTGTCGTCGTCGCTGATGACGCCCGGCGAGTCCAGTGCATTTCCGTTGCAGGTTCTGCCAAAGTCGCCAACGCTGTTCAACTACCGCGAGTTGTTCAGCCACGCCGGCATCGGCCAGTACCTGCTGAACAGCGTACTGCTGTCGTGCGCGGCGACGGTGCTGTCGCTGCTGTTCAACGTCAGCGCCGGCTATGCGTTCGCCAAGCTGCGCTTTCAGGGCCGCGAACGGATCTTCAAGGTGATGCTGGGGGCGCTGGTGATTCCGAGCCAGGTGGCGATGCTGCCGCTGTTCCTGCTGCTGAAATATATGGGACTGGTGAATACCTACGGTGCGGTGCTGGTGCCGGCGATGGCGGGCATCTTCGGCATCTTCCTGGTGCGCCAGTATGCGTTGACGATCCCGGACGCCTTGCTGGAAGCGGCGCGCATGGACGGTGCCAGCGAGTTCCAGATCTTCCGCATCATTGTGCTGCCGCTGCTGACGCCCATCCTGGTCACACTGGGGATCTTCACCTTCCTCGGCACCTGGAACGATTTCATGTGGCCTTTGATCGTGTTGACCGACAAGGAGCTGTACACGCTGCCGGTGGCATTGGCATCGCTGTCGCGCGAGCATGTGCAGGACAATGAACTGATGATGGCCGGGTCGGTGCTGACCGTGCTGCCGGTGCTGCTGTTGTTCCTTGGTCTGCAGCGCTACTACATCCAGGGTCTGCTGGTGGGGAGCGTCAAGGGATGA
- a CDS encoding carbohydrate ABC transporter permease, producing MNSQRAAWCFVAPALLVISVFFFLPVLAALIMSLTDFDIYALADLRNLRFVGLRNYIQLLQTPLFWQALGNTLYFVVVGVPLSIAASLGAALLLHSRLTWFKGLFRTAFFAPVVTSLVAVAVIWRYLLHTRYGMINYGLQELGIPAIDWLNDPQWAMPAIILFAVWKNFGYNMIIFLAGLQSIPEDLYEAAGLDGAGTWQQFRFVTWPMLGPTLLMVSILSMTGYFQLFAEPYVMTQGGPVQSTVSVLYFMYEQGFKWWNLGAASAVAFVLFAIMFGVTLLQLRFAKGGEV from the coding sequence ATGAATTCGCAACGTGCCGCCTGGTGCTTCGTCGCGCCTGCGCTGCTGGTCATCAGCGTGTTCTTCTTCCTGCCGGTGCTCGCTGCGCTGATCATGAGCCTGACCGATTTCGACATCTACGCACTGGCCGATCTGCGCAACCTGCGCTTTGTCGGCCTGCGCAACTACATCCAGCTGCTGCAAACGCCGCTGTTCTGGCAGGCGCTGGGTAATACGCTGTATTTCGTGGTGGTCGGCGTGCCGCTGTCGATCGCCGCTTCGCTGGGCGCCGCGCTGCTGCTGCATTCGCGGCTGACGTGGTTCAAGGGCCTGTTCCGCACCGCGTTCTTCGCGCCGGTGGTGACCTCGCTGGTGGCGGTGGCCGTGATCTGGCGCTACCTGCTGCACACCCGCTACGGCATGATCAACTACGGCTTGCAAGAACTGGGAATACCGGCGATCGACTGGCTCAATGATCCGCAGTGGGCGATGCCGGCAATTATCCTGTTCGCGGTGTGGAAGAACTTCGGCTACAACATGATCATCTTCCTGGCCGGGCTGCAAAGCATTCCCGAGGATCTGTACGAGGCGGCAGGACTGGACGGCGCGGGCACGTGGCAGCAGTTTCGCTTCGTGACCTGGCCGATGCTCGGGCCGACGCTGCTGATGGTCAGCATCCTCAGCATGACCGGCTACTTCCAGCTGTTCGCCGAACCGTATGTGATGACGCAGGGCGGGCCGGTGCAGAGCACCGTCAGCGTGCTGTATTTCATGTATGAGCAAGGCTTCAAATGGTGGAACCTGGGCGCCGCATCAGCGGTGGCGTTCGTACTGTTTGCGATCATGTTCGGCGTCACGCTGCTGCAACTGCGCTTTGCCAAGGGAGGCGAGGTATGA
- a CDS encoding sugar ABC transporter substrate-binding protein: MTRLVSIALLLSLVALLSSCSQRQEQGVVLKFWAMGREGEVVTALIPEFERTHPGVRVEVQQLPWTAAHEKLLTAFAGEVMPDVFQLGNTWIPELEVLNALAPLDGYVAASAVVRQDDYFPGIWDTNVVNGRLWGLPWYVDTRVMFYRQDMLKRAGFNTPPQTWAGWMKAMTAIKRMVGPDNYAILLPSDEFEPLLALALQQDEPLLRNGDRYGNFRSAGFQRSLQLYADMYAQKLAPLNRITNVYHEFGMGYVSFYISGPWNMGEFKRRLPAEQQDKWMTAILPGPAGPAASVAGGSSLVLAASSRHKTEAWQLIEYLSRTDSMARFNELTGDLPPRRSNWTLPKLAQDVYARAFAQQFERVRPTPKVPEWEQIATEMRLVAERVTHGELTVAQAAELLDAKADHILEKRRWMLARKEAR; the protein is encoded by the coding sequence ATGACGCGACTGGTCTCCATCGCACTGTTGCTGTCGCTGGTCGCGCTGCTGTCGTCCTGTTCGCAGCGGCAGGAGCAGGGCGTGGTGCTGAAGTTCTGGGCCATGGGGCGCGAGGGCGAAGTGGTCACGGCGCTGATTCCGGAATTCGAGCGCACGCATCCCGGTGTGCGTGTCGAAGTCCAGCAACTGCCATGGACCGCCGCCCACGAGAAGCTGCTGACCGCTTTTGCCGGCGAAGTAATGCCGGATGTTTTTCAACTCGGGAATACCTGGATACCGGAGCTTGAAGTGCTGAACGCACTGGCGCCGCTGGACGGCTATGTCGCCGCATCGGCGGTGGTCAGGCAGGATGACTACTTCCCCGGCATCTGGGACACCAATGTGGTGAACGGCAGGCTGTGGGGACTACCGTGGTACGTGGACACGCGGGTGATGTTCTACCGCCAGGACATGCTGAAACGCGCCGGCTTCAACACGCCGCCACAAACGTGGGCGGGGTGGATGAAGGCGATGACCGCCATCAAGCGCATGGTCGGTCCGGACAACTACGCCATCCTGCTGCCGAGCGATGAATTCGAACCGCTGCTGGCACTGGCGTTACAGCAGGACGAACCGCTGCTGCGTAACGGCGACCGCTATGGCAATTTCCGCAGCGCCGGCTTCCAGCGCAGCCTACAGCTGTATGCCGACATGTACGCGCAGAAGCTGGCGCCGCTCAACCGCATCACCAACGTCTATCATGAATTCGGCATGGGTTATGTATCGTTCTACATCTCGGGCCCCTGGAATATGGGCGAGTTCAAACGCCGGCTGCCGGCCGAGCAGCAGGACAAGTGGATGACCGCCATCCTGCCAGGACCAGCGGGACCGGCTGCCTCGGTGGCCGGCGGCTCCAGCCTGGTGCTGGCGGCGTCGTCGCGCCACAAGACGGAAGCGTGGCAATTGATCGAATACCTGTCGCGTACCGACAGCATGGCGCGCTTCAATGAACTGACCGGCGACCTGCCGCCGCGACGCAGCAACTGGACCCTTCCCAAACTGGCGCAAGACGTCTACGCACGCGCCTTTGCGCAGCAGTTCGAGCGCGTGCGGCCAACACCCAAGGTGCCGGAGTGGGAGCAGATCGCCACAGAAATGCGGCTGGTGGCCGAACGCGTGACGCATGGCGAACTGACCGTCGCGCAGGCCGCTGAACTGCTGGACGCCAAGGCCGATCACATACTGGAAAAGCGCCGCTGGATGCTGGCGCGGAAGGAGGCGCGATGA
- a CDS encoding glucoamylase family protein, which produces MRPHARHTVLNLLLASCALAGAGAAAARDTALPPVFDDLQQRTFRFFWDTTNPANGLVPDRYPTPSFSSVAAVGFGLTAYPIGVERGYITRQQARDRVLATLRFFRNAPQGDGKGTVASGYKGFFYHFLDMKTGLRYNDKVELSTVDTALFLAGALFCESYFDGSDAGEQEIRKLAKEIYERVDWTWAQTRKPSIALGWEPESGFHGYDWKGYNEAMLIYVLALGSPTHPVQPDAWKAWTSTYDKSLQGQRGEEHLGFPSLFVHQYSHVWIDFRGIRDDYMRTRGYDYFENSRRATYAQQAYAVANPLRCKGYGQNVWGITASDGPVDQVLEYNGTQLPFRTYSARGIGGLKAYDDCTLAPTAAAASLPFAPEIVVPAVLEMKQRYGDFIYGEYGFYDAFNPSFTYNVPVSQGQVVAGKGWVDKDYLGIDQGPIIAMTENYRSELVWRAMRKHPAIRLGLQRAGFTGGWLEK; this is translated from the coding sequence ATGCGACCACACGCCCGTCATACCGTCCTGAATCTGTTGCTGGCTTCCTGCGCGCTGGCTGGCGCGGGAGCAGCGGCGGCGCGCGATACAGCGTTGCCGCCGGTGTTCGACGACCTGCAACAGCGCACCTTCCGCTTTTTCTGGGATACCACCAATCCCGCCAATGGCCTGGTTCCGGACCGGTATCCGACGCCGTCCTTTTCCAGCGTGGCGGCGGTGGGCTTCGGCCTGACCGCCTATCCGATCGGCGTCGAGCGCGGGTACATTACGCGCCAGCAGGCGCGCGACCGGGTACTGGCCACGCTGCGCTTCTTCCGCAACGCGCCGCAGGGCGATGGCAAAGGCACCGTCGCCAGCGGCTACAAGGGTTTCTTCTATCACTTCCTCGACATGAAGACCGGCCTGCGCTACAACGACAAGGTGGAACTGTCGACGGTGGACACGGCACTGTTCCTGGCCGGGGCGCTGTTCTGCGAATCCTATTTTGACGGCAGCGACGCCGGCGAACAGGAAATTCGCAAGCTGGCGAAAGAGATCTATGAGCGGGTCGACTGGACCTGGGCGCAGACGCGCAAACCCTCCATCGCACTGGGATGGGAACCGGAATCCGGCTTCCACGGCTACGACTGGAAGGGCTATAACGAAGCGATGCTGATTTACGTGCTGGCGCTGGGATCACCGACGCATCCGGTACAGCCGGACGCCTGGAAAGCGTGGACCAGCACCTACGACAAAAGCCTGCAAGGCCAGCGCGGCGAGGAACACCTTGGCTTTCCATCGCTGTTCGTGCACCAGTACAGCCATGTGTGGATTGATTTTCGCGGCATTCGCGACGACTACATGCGGACGCGCGGCTACGACTACTTCGAAAACAGCCGCCGCGCGACATACGCACAGCAGGCTTACGCGGTGGCCAATCCGCTGCGCTGCAAGGGCTATGGCCAGAACGTCTGGGGGATCACCGCCAGCGACGGTCCAGTCGACCAGGTGCTGGAGTACAACGGCACGCAGCTGCCATTCCGCACCTATTCGGCGCGTGGCATCGGTGGCCTGAAGGCCTATGACGACTGCACGCTGGCGCCAACCGCCGCCGCTGCGTCACTGCCGTTCGCGCCGGAGATCGTGGTGCCTGCGGTGCTGGAAATGAAGCAGCGCTACGGAGACTTCATCTACGGCGAGTACGGCTTCTACGACGCCTTCAATCCCAGCTTTACCTACAACGTGCCGGTGTCGCAAGGGCAGGTGGTGGCCGGCAAGGGCTGGGTGGACAAGGATTACCTTGGCATCGACCAGGGGCCGATCATCGCCATGACGGAGAACTACCGCAGCGAGCTGGTATGGCGCGCCATGCGCAAGCACCCGGCGATCCGCCTTGGACTGCAACGCGCCGGCTTCACCGGCGGCTGGCTGGAAAAATGA
- a CDS encoding TonB-dependent receptor produces MKTTHRIPVLRLSVMAAALAAALLAAPYASAQLSSATIQGQVTRGSAAAAGTPVTAVNQANGYAYNAVTHADGSYVLTGVAPGTYQIKVGNQQSELVTVSVGQTSQVDLQLQEGMTQVVITGSATRRDVAGSEVGTSVSRQQIEKLPQVTRNFLSFADLAPGVRFDVDQSGNVKLQSGSQNQDNVNVFIDGVSQKNNILRGGVSGIDSSRGNPFPQSAVAEYKVISQNYKAEYDQVSSAAITAVTKSGGNELHGDAFWDHTGTNLTALDPFQKTAEAQGVARPASSQDQYGMTLGGPIKKDVAHYFFAYEGKKIDSPRQVILQRTDLLPDAGIVPSLLAQQGAAVSTFKENLFLLKIDAQIGEDQRVEATARIRRETDQIPEDAKLSVAENTLNRSNDEDRFDFKHEWSGRGFLNEARVGYEKYTWNPHSTAVAPYIRYQVSPSNSDNNVVDVIITGGSPNNQFREQRGEMVQDDLTYTGMRGHTMKGGFKIKHISYDLSGTARAVDQLYERIDTVTGLPSIIRTDGAIPASGVDFDNNQYGVYFQDDWQVNNKLLLNLGLRYDYEDNMLNDSYVTPADRVAIFNKQDPRDGAPAGQTYAQSLAKGGVNINDYISTGNSRKPFKNAWAPRLGLSYDINGDRASVLFAGWGRAYDRTIANHALDEAQKNAQAGGEVWLIKNDHKMAYTDQYSFGLRQALGMWNGEAGYTNSRSHNQFNWFGGNRDPQGGYGSASPIDPLFGSMPGYSTLVLGDFISQAKTDSVYLKMDKPYSKASTWSLGATYTYSRGETTNKEWTNNIFNWTYGRYPYAWNPSTDVERHRLVVAGVSDGLLPWGLMLSGKLTLGSGLPYRITDCSTGFDQCVSAKGEGSAFHQVDVGLSKEVAFRFGRVSLRADVLNLFNSINYGGYDGWGGGPGNPQNRLGGDNKNLGTPNSVGGPMRTVKFSARYAF; encoded by the coding sequence ATGAAAACGACACACCGCATTCCCGTACTACGTTTGTCCGTGATGGCGGCCGCACTGGCCGCCGCCTTGCTGGCCGCACCCTACGCCAGCGCGCAATTGAGCAGCGCCACGATCCAGGGGCAGGTGACGCGCGGCAGCGCGGCCGCCGCCGGCACGCCGGTGACGGCGGTCAATCAGGCCAACGGCTACGCCTACAACGCCGTGACCCACGCCGATGGCAGTTATGTGCTGACCGGCGTGGCGCCGGGCACCTATCAGATCAAGGTCGGCAATCAGCAGTCGGAACTGGTGACCGTCAGCGTTGGCCAGACCAGCCAGGTCGACCTGCAATTGCAAGAGGGCATGACGCAGGTGGTGATCACCGGTTCGGCCACGCGGCGCGACGTCGCCGGCTCCGAGGTCGGCACGTCGGTATCGCGCCAGCAGATCGAGAAGCTGCCGCAGGTGACGCGCAACTTCCTGTCCTTCGCCGACCTGGCGCCGGGCGTGCGCTTCGACGTCGACCAGAGCGGCAATGTCAAGCTGCAGAGCGGCTCGCAGAATCAGGACAACGTCAACGTCTTCATCGATGGCGTCAGCCAGAAGAACAACATCCTGCGCGGCGGCGTGTCCGGCATCGATTCGAGCCGCGGCAATCCGTTCCCGCAGTCGGCGGTGGCCGAGTACAAGGTGATCTCGCAGAACTACAAGGCCGAGTATGACCAGGTGTCCAGCGCCGCCATTACCGCCGTCACCAAGTCGGGCGGCAACGAGCTGCATGGCGATGCCTTCTGGGACCACACCGGCACCAACCTAACCGCGCTCGATCCGTTCCAGAAGACCGCCGAAGCGCAGGGCGTGGCGCGGCCGGCGTCCTCGCAGGACCAATACGGCATGACGCTGGGCGGACCAATCAAGAAAGACGTCGCGCATTACTTCTTCGCCTACGAGGGCAAGAAAATCGACAGCCCGCGCCAGGTGATCCTGCAGCGCACCGATTTGCTGCCCGACGCCGGCATCGTGCCGTCGCTGCTGGCGCAGCAGGGCGCCGCCGTCTCCACCTTCAAGGAAAACCTGTTCCTGCTGAAGATCGATGCGCAGATCGGCGAGGACCAGCGGGTCGAGGCCACGGCCCGCATCCGCCGCGAGACCGACCAGATCCCGGAAGACGCAAAGCTGAGCGTCGCGGAGAACACCCTCAACCGCAGCAACGACGAGGACCGCTTCGATTTCAAGCATGAGTGGAGCGGTCGCGGCTTCCTCAACGAGGCCCGCGTGGGCTACGAAAAATACACCTGGAATCCGCATTCGACGGCGGTGGCGCCGTATATCCGCTACCAGGTTTCCCCCAGCAACAGCGACAACAACGTGGTGGACGTGATCATCACCGGCGGCTCGCCCAACAACCAGTTCCGCGAGCAGCGCGGCGAGATGGTGCAGGACGACCTGACCTACACCGGCATGCGGGGCCACACGATGAAGGGCGGCTTCAAGATCAAGCATATCAGCTACGACCTGTCCGGGACCGCGCGCGCGGTGGACCAGCTGTATGAACGGATCGACACCGTCACCGGCCTGCCAAGCATCATCCGCACCGACGGCGCGATTCCCGCCTCCGGCGTCGATTTCGACAACAACCAGTACGGCGTCTACTTCCAGGACGACTGGCAGGTCAACAACAAGCTGCTGCTGAACCTCGGCCTGCGCTACGACTACGAAGACAATATGCTGAACGACAGCTATGTCACGCCGGCCGACCGCGTCGCCATCTTCAACAAGCAGGACCCGCGCGACGGTGCGCCGGCAGGGCAGACGTATGCACAGTCGCTGGCCAAGGGCGGCGTCAACATCAACGACTACATCAGCACCGGCAACAGCCGCAAGCCGTTCAAGAACGCATGGGCGCCGCGGCTCGGCCTTTCGTACGACATCAACGGCGACCGCGCCTCGGTGCTGTTCGCAGGTTGGGGCCGCGCCTACGACCGCACCATCGCCAACCACGCGCTGGACGAAGCGCAGAAGAACGCGCAGGCCGGCGGCGAAGTGTGGCTGATCAAGAACGACCACAAGATGGCTTACACCGACCAATACAGTTTCGGCCTGCGCCAGGCGCTGGGCATGTGGAACGGCGAGGCGGGCTACACCAACTCGCGCAGCCATAACCAGTTCAACTGGTTCGGCGGCAATCGCGATCCGCAAGGCGGCTACGGCAGCGCGAGCCCGATCGATCCGCTGTTCGGCTCCATGCCGGGATACTCGACGCTGGTGCTGGGTGACTTCATCAGCCAGGCCAAGACCGACTCGGTCTACCTGAAAATGGACAAGCCTTACAGCAAAGCCTCGACGTGGAGTCTCGGCGCGACCTATACCTACAGCCGCGGCGAGACCACCAACAAGGAATGGACCAACAATATCTTCAACTGGACTTACGGCCGCTATCCGTATGCGTGGAATCCATCGACGGATGTCGAACGCCATCGCCTGGTGGTGGCCGGCGTGTCGGATGGCTTGCTGCCGTGGGGCCTGATGCTGTCCGGGAAGCTGACGCTGGGCTCCGGCCTGCCGTACCGCATCACCGATTGTTCGACAGGCTTCGACCAGTGCGTGTCCGCCAAGGGCGAGGGAAGCGCCTTCCATCAGGTGGATGTGGGCCTGTCGAAGGAAGTGGCGTTCCGCTTCGGCCGCGTATCGCTGCGCGCGGACGTGCTCAACCTGTTCAACAGCATCAACTACGGCGGCTACGATGGCTGGGGCGGTGGACCGGGTAATCCGCAAAATCGCCTGGGCGGTGACAACAAAAACCTTGGCACGCCGAATTCGGTCGGCGGCCCGATGCGCACCGTGAAGTTCAGCGCGCGTTATGCATTCTAA